The Salvelinus alpinus chromosome 35, SLU_Salpinus.1, whole genome shotgun sequence genome window below encodes:
- the LOC139564368 gene encoding leucine-rich repeat and immunoglobulin-like domain-containing nogo receptor-interacting protein 1 — MFVESVVRWGAWSILLQCGLLGVSAGDFPWPCPARCVCRLETLEVNCSDKQLTSVSEGFASGTQRINLSRNKLKTLGRRQFFGMTQLEDLDISDNVIAMIEVEAFQGLQNLKTLCIRSNHLKIISVGVFSGLPSLRFLDLSENEILVFLDFTFRELVSLHQLEAGENDLVFISQRAFTGLQNLQKLNLDRSNLTSIPTEALSQLQSLTRLRMIRLTISALPNNAFRRLHRLRSLVISHWPLLDTLASNSLIGLNLTSLVISSCNLSAVPYQALRHLVYLGYLDLSYNPITAIQGNLLGDLLRLQELHLAGGNLLRIEPGAFRGLAYFRLLNVTSNQLSTLEDSAFHSVGNLQVLRLDGNPLACDCRLLWVVRRRQRLNFDGRQPTCSTPDMVREREFRDFSEKELPRLFTCRQARIVDRRSQEVRVEEGTTVLFSCKADGDPMPSFTWLSAQRIPLSTTGRIRVLSNGTLEVRYAQVQDSGTYQCTAGNAAGNDSLYVSLYVKGFPRNRTMPFFTDEGWIESSHAPTANSSAQVANQYPFDAKTLIIATTMGFLSFLSSVAICFVFMFFWSQSKGQIKHTATIDYVPRTSMGVGGGGGGGGGGDAGKFTMKLI; from the coding sequence ATGTTTGTGGAGTCTGTTGTCCGATGGGGGGCATGGAGCATCTTGCTCCAGTGTGGATTATTGGGCGTGTCAGCAGGGGACTTCCCCTGGCCTTGccctgccaggtgtgtgtgtcggCTTGAGACTTTAGAAGTGAACTGCTCTGACAAACAGCTGACTTCTGTGTCTGAGGGCTTCGCTAGTGGCACCCAGCGCATTAACTTATCTCGTAACAAGCTGAAGACGCTGGGTCGTCGCCAGTTCTTTGGCATGACCCAGCTAGAGGATCTGGACATTAGTGACAATGTCATTGCCATGATTGAAGTGGAGGCTTTCCAGGGCCTGCAGAACCTCAAGACCCTGTGCATTAGGAGCAATCACCTCAAGATCATCTCTGTGGGTGTCTTCTCCGGACTGCCCAGCCTGCGCTTCCTGGACCTGAGTGAGAACGAGATCCTAGTCTTTCTGGACTTTACTTTCCGTGAGTTGGTGAGCCTGCACCAGCTGGAGGCTGGGGAGAATGACCTGGTGTTTATCTCCCAGCGGGCCTTTACCGGCCTGCAGAACCTGCAGAAGCTCAATCTGGACCGCAGCAACCTGACCTCCATCCCCACCGAGGCACTGTCCCAGCTCCAGAGCCTGACTCGGCTGCGCATGATCCGCCTCACCATCTCGGCGCTGCCCAACAATGCCTTCCGCCGCCTGCATCGGCTGCGTAGCCTCGTCATCTCCCACTGGCCCTTGCTGGACACCCTGGCCAGCAACAGCCTGATTGGCCTCAACCTCACCTCGCTGGTCATCAGCAGCTGCAATCTCAGTGCTGTCCCATACCAGGCGCTGCGCCACCTGGTCTACCTGGGCTACCTGGACCTGTCCTACAACCCCATCACAGCCATCCAGGGTAACCTACTGGGGGACCTGTTGCGGCTGCAGGAACTGCACCTGGCTGGGGGCAACCTGCTCCGCATCGAGCCAGGGGCCTTCAGGGGGCTGGCATACTTCCGTCTGCTCAACGTGACATCCAACCAGCTCAGCACACTGGAGGACAGTGCCTTCCACTCGGTGGGGAATCTGCAGGTTCTGCGGCTGGATGGGAACCCCCTGGCCTGCGACTGCCGACTACTCTGGGTGGTCCGCCGGCGACAGCGCCTGAACTTTGACGGTCGCCAACCCACCTGCTCCACCCCGGACATGGTGCGAGAGCGGGAATTCCGGGACTTCTCGGAGAAAGAGCTCCCGAGACTGTTCACCTGCCGGCAGGCCCGCATTGTAGACCGCAGGTCCCAGGAGGTCAGGGTGGAGGAGGGCACTACGGTGCTCTTCTCCTGTAAGGCAGACGGTGACCCAATGCCCTCCTTTACCTGGTTGTCGGCCCAGCGGATTCCGCTCTCCACTACGGGGCGCATCAGGGTGTTGTCCAATGGGACTCTAGAGGTACGCTATGCCCAGGTTCAGGACAGCGGCACATACCAGTGCACGGCGGGCAACGCAGCTGGCAACGACAGCCTGTACGTCAGCCTCTATGTGAAGGGTTTCCCACGTAACCGCACCATGCCCTTTTTCACCGACGAAGGCTGGATAGAGTCCTCACACGCCCCTACTGCCAACTCCTCTGCCCAGGTGGCCAACCAGTACCCGTTTGATGCCAAGACACTGATCATCGCCACCACCATGGGCTTCCTGTCCTTCCTCAGCTCAGTGGCTATCTGCTTCGTCTTCATGTTCTTCTGGAGCCAGAGCAAGGGGCAAATCAAACACACAGCAACCATCGACTATGTACCCCGTACCTCAATgggggtaggaggaggaggagggggtgggggtggaggggatgCTGGCAAGTTCACCATGAAGCTTATCTAA
- the LOC139564038 gene encoding semaphorin-7A-like isoform X1 has product MMNYIILATVFSMVFAEKSPRLKFIVKEPARYHFSKPENYMSVYHQEGTNVLYVGGQTVIYVLTFTDRGVRDLQIPVVTDENAKAACIAKSDPPKLECDNFITVIQKVNDTFVVCGTNAGTPKCWLLVNDTVLTDAPTNGQMAPASDISPPYPSQRSVSLSADGNLYSALSAVGRHPGSIRRTYGTQKLLKTETKWLQSPQFGGAAVMPASQKHKEEIYFFFSEINKTAMVDEEPYRSRIGRICMVDEGGIKNLLADSWTTFLKARVMCGAGSTPQQYNNIRQAFVLSEVAQEKRTGVMYGLFANAWDTTVICAYSIEDIDQAFATSKLKGYSSPLIGHRPGTCAFKNSTAAHNPKTLGVIRDHPEIEDVIRPVGGAPLNLPTDDHFTHTVAAMVLAVNDEHYTVLYLGTEQGKVLKVLHTIEDAFIISQYSLFHNEGPVLSMAIDSRKGHLYVGTAMEVQRIPLADCGRYGDSCRECILSRDPYCGWDAARRRCTPIPAGYNISTGALTQSLDHSNASICGEAAALKTHRTNPKQVVIDSDGPVNLPCPVHSFHATYRWEKDNCIQHYPCFIIGDSCVLEPTPGLPLKQGVFRCMATENGYKVEVVSYRLVINSGPLPASLSSTLGPSLLLAAATLWLL; this is encoded by the exons ATGATGAATTATATAATATTGGCGACCGTTTTTTCCATGGTTTTCGCCGAAAAGTCACCTCGGCTGAAATTCATTGTAAAAG AGCCGGCCAGGTATCACTTCTCCAAACCGGAGAACTACATGTCAGTGTACCACCAGGAAGGCACCAACGTGCTGTACGTGGGGGGCCAGACAGTGATCTACGTGCTGACGTTCACTGACAGGGGGGTCCGCGACCTGCAG ATCCCTGTGGTAACCGATGAAAACGCAAAGGCAGCTTGCATCGCCAAATCAGACCCACCAAAG TTGGAGTGCGACAATTTCATCACAGTCATCCAGAAAGTCAATGACACTTTTGTGGTATGCGGGACAAATGCAGGAACCCCCAAATGCTGGCTGCTG GTAAATGACACTGTGCTGACTGACGCCCCCACCAATGGACAGATGGCACCAGCCTCTGACATCtcccctccctacccctcccagaggtctgtcagtctgtctgcag atGGGAATCTATACTCTGCTCTGTCAGCAGTGGGGCGTCACCCTGGCTCTATCCGCCGGACCTACGGCACTCAGAAGCTTCTGAAGACTGAGACCAAGTGGCTGCAGA gCCCCCAGTTTGGTGGAGCAGCAGTAATGCCAGCCTCTCAGAAACACAAGGAGGAGATCTACTTCTTCTTCAGTGAGATCAACAAGACGGCCATGGTGGACGAGGAGCCCTACAGGTCGCGCATCGGTCGAATCTGCATG GTGGACGAGGGGGGCATAAAGAACCTGCTGGCGGACTCGTGGACTACCTTCCTGAAGGCCAGGGTGATGTGTGGTGCGGGTAGCACCCCCCAGCAGTACAACAACATCAGACAGGCGTTTGTGCTGTCTGAAGTGGCCCAGGAGAAGAGGACCGGGGTCATGTACGGCCTGTTTGCCAACGCCTG GGACACAACAGTGATATGTGCTTACTCCATCGAGGACATTGACCAGGCCTTCGCCACATCCAAACTGAAGGGTTACAGCAGTCCTCTGATTGGACATCGCCCTGGCACA TGTGCCTTCAAGAACTCCACGGCAGCCCACAACCCTAAGACCCTGGGGGTGATCAGGGACCACCCGGAGATCGAGGATGTGATTCGTCCGGTCGGGGGTGCTCCGCTGAACCTGCCCACCGACGATCACTTCACACACACTGTCGCTGCCATGGTGCTGGCAGTCAACGACGAgcactatactgtgctgtacctgggaacag AACAGGGGAAAGTGCTCAAGGTTCTGCACACTATCGAGGATGCCTTTATCATATCCCAGTACTCCCTCTTCCACAATGAGGGTCCTGTTCTAAGCATGGCCATCGACTCTAGGAAG GGCCACCTTTATGTGGGCACGGCAATGGAGGTCCAGCGCATACCGTTGGCTGACTGCGGTCGCTATGGAGACAGTTGCCGGGAGTGCATTCTGTCTCGGGATCCCTATTGTGGTTGGGACGCAGCCAGGCGGAGGTGCACACCCATCCCAGCTGGATACAACATCAGCACTGG GGCACTCACTCAGAGTCTGGACCACTCCAATGCCTCTATCTGTGGTGAAGCTGCTG CACTGAAGACCCATAGGACAAACCCGAAACAGGTGGTGATTGACTCGGACGGCCCCGTCAACCTCCCCTGCCCCGTGCACTCCTTTCACGCCACCTACCGCTGGGAGAAGGACAACTGTATCCAGCACTACCCCTGCTTCATCATTGGAGACTCCTGTGTGCTGGAACCCACCCCTGGCCTGCCCCTTAAGCAGGGGGTGTTCCGCTGCATGGCCACAGAGAACGGCTACAAGGTGGAGGTGGTCTCCTACAGGCTGGTGATCAACAGTGGGcctctgcctgcctccctgtccTCCACCCTGGGGCCCTCCCTCCTTCTTGCTGCAGCCACCCTCTGGCTCCTGTAA
- the LOC139564038 gene encoding semaphorin-7A-like isoform X2 — protein MSVYHQEGTNVLYVGGQTVIYVLTFTDRGVRDLQIPVVTDENAKAACIAKSDPPKLECDNFITVIQKVNDTFVVCGTNAGTPKCWLLVNDTVLTDAPTNGQMAPASDISPPYPSQRSVSLSADGNLYSALSAVGRHPGSIRRTYGTQKLLKTETKWLQSPQFGGAAVMPASQKHKEEIYFFFSEINKTAMVDEEPYRSRIGRICMVDEGGIKNLLADSWTTFLKARVMCGAGSTPQQYNNIRQAFVLSEVAQEKRTGVMYGLFANAWDTTVICAYSIEDIDQAFATSKLKGYSSPLIGHRPGTCAFKNSTAAHNPKTLGVIRDHPEIEDVIRPVGGAPLNLPTDDHFTHTVAAMVLAVNDEHYTVLYLGTEQGKVLKVLHTIEDAFIISQYSLFHNEGPVLSMAIDSRKGHLYVGTAMEVQRIPLADCGRYGDSCRECILSRDPYCGWDAARRRCTPIPAGYNISTGALTQSLDHSNASICGEAAALKTHRTNPKQVVIDSDGPVNLPCPVHSFHATYRWEKDNCIQHYPCFIIGDSCVLEPTPGLPLKQGVFRCMATENGYKVEVVSYRLVINSGPLPASLSSTLGPSLLLAAATLWLL, from the exons ATGTCAGTGTACCACCAGGAAGGCACCAACGTGCTGTACGTGGGGGGCCAGACAGTGATCTACGTGCTGACGTTCACTGACAGGGGGGTCCGCGACCTGCAG ATCCCTGTGGTAACCGATGAAAACGCAAAGGCAGCTTGCATCGCCAAATCAGACCCACCAAAG TTGGAGTGCGACAATTTCATCACAGTCATCCAGAAAGTCAATGACACTTTTGTGGTATGCGGGACAAATGCAGGAACCCCCAAATGCTGGCTGCTG GTAAATGACACTGTGCTGACTGACGCCCCCACCAATGGACAGATGGCACCAGCCTCTGACATCtcccctccctacccctcccagaggtctgtcagtctgtctgcag atGGGAATCTATACTCTGCTCTGTCAGCAGTGGGGCGTCACCCTGGCTCTATCCGCCGGACCTACGGCACTCAGAAGCTTCTGAAGACTGAGACCAAGTGGCTGCAGA gCCCCCAGTTTGGTGGAGCAGCAGTAATGCCAGCCTCTCAGAAACACAAGGAGGAGATCTACTTCTTCTTCAGTGAGATCAACAAGACGGCCATGGTGGACGAGGAGCCCTACAGGTCGCGCATCGGTCGAATCTGCATG GTGGACGAGGGGGGCATAAAGAACCTGCTGGCGGACTCGTGGACTACCTTCCTGAAGGCCAGGGTGATGTGTGGTGCGGGTAGCACCCCCCAGCAGTACAACAACATCAGACAGGCGTTTGTGCTGTCTGAAGTGGCCCAGGAGAAGAGGACCGGGGTCATGTACGGCCTGTTTGCCAACGCCTG GGACACAACAGTGATATGTGCTTACTCCATCGAGGACATTGACCAGGCCTTCGCCACATCCAAACTGAAGGGTTACAGCAGTCCTCTGATTGGACATCGCCCTGGCACA TGTGCCTTCAAGAACTCCACGGCAGCCCACAACCCTAAGACCCTGGGGGTGATCAGGGACCACCCGGAGATCGAGGATGTGATTCGTCCGGTCGGGGGTGCTCCGCTGAACCTGCCCACCGACGATCACTTCACACACACTGTCGCTGCCATGGTGCTGGCAGTCAACGACGAgcactatactgtgctgtacctgggaacag AACAGGGGAAAGTGCTCAAGGTTCTGCACACTATCGAGGATGCCTTTATCATATCCCAGTACTCCCTCTTCCACAATGAGGGTCCTGTTCTAAGCATGGCCATCGACTCTAGGAAG GGCCACCTTTATGTGGGCACGGCAATGGAGGTCCAGCGCATACCGTTGGCTGACTGCGGTCGCTATGGAGACAGTTGCCGGGAGTGCATTCTGTCTCGGGATCCCTATTGTGGTTGGGACGCAGCCAGGCGGAGGTGCACACCCATCCCAGCTGGATACAACATCAGCACTGG GGCACTCACTCAGAGTCTGGACCACTCCAATGCCTCTATCTGTGGTGAAGCTGCTG CACTGAAGACCCATAGGACAAACCCGAAACAGGTGGTGATTGACTCGGACGGCCCCGTCAACCTCCCCTGCCCCGTGCACTCCTTTCACGCCACCTACCGCTGGGAGAAGGACAACTGTATCCAGCACTACCCCTGCTTCATCATTGGAGACTCCTGTGTGCTGGAACCCACCCCTGGCCTGCCCCTTAAGCAGGGGGTGTTCCGCTGCATGGCCACAGAGAACGGCTACAAGGTGGAGGTGGTCTCCTACAGGCTGGTGATCAACAGTGGGcctctgcctgcctccctgtccTCCACCCTGGGGCCCTCCCTCCTTCTTGCTGCAGCCACCCTCTGGCTCCTGTAA
- the tlr18 gene encoding toll-like receptor 18, producing MYMRTMILLGFVWFSPPLLVALASPTPATNDERGPCQIYNSGRSANCLGQRLDHVPWKHLPSTLESIDLSYNEIHAIRVNYFSRLPHLRVLELQFNNISVIEDRAFYNNPLLEHLNIFNNSLEEIPANALQDLFNLRELLMSNNLYTQATLSADVFSRMTHLKALSMGGPLVKGLRKGDFQALRNIQLQDFAIKTSSNISYYEPGSLKVIQTGRMGFDMAIDQKPNFLPLILRDMANKTFSLIQFRNLFEFMYYMGDEDIFRGLQDIKVDSLIFHRGKFNENLMRMALFNLQVTPLKRLTLQYIDFARSPNFLDNGLGSSIKDLALSRLNLWHISNPDILRFDWRFTWFNKVRLLSIQNVNFKSVPCDAWLNMEDMKVLDISNNRLQDNILFNQRCDYRGNMPALRSFNVSTNQLTSLQDLASLTREFKQLKVLDVSHNMLGSAEKSRNCNWMQNITQVIAHHNRFKSGALQCLPTTVQFLDLSYCDLDQLDMAYFQQTISLKELLLNGNKIKFIPSGWRSYSLQSLALDGNSFGLISMGSFQDMPQLSRLTAGNNPFHCTCDLHAFIQDTISKGKVNITDWPENYKCYHPKALLNTAVANFFPGHVACDIRLVIIICVATTAAVVLVLMLICYIFNVPWYIKATYQILRAKYRAHQEGASGKSQIYVYHAFISYSHPDADWVRDQLLPCLENSKPPYRLCIHERDFMPGKWIIDNIIENIESSEKVIFVLSHHFVNSDWCNYELYFAQQRAIGKTFSDVILVVKEPIDPESLPSKYCKLKKMLNTKTYLEWPQQAKQQTFFWAQLRSCLGKPTVTREQALSGRSSSVSSVGAVPVIELPLEDGNPAIAMPNLDREAELHKVVPQEIENISVRSAEFYGQRPIPVAVASDKISQACSL from the exons ATGTACATGCGCACAATGATTCTACTGGGTTTTGTGTGGTTTAGTCCGCCACTTCTTGTGGCCCTTGCCTCACCAACCCCTGCTACGAATGATGAGAGAGGCCCCTGTCAAATCTACAACTCTGGACGCTCCGCAAACTGCCTTGGTCAGCGACTGGATCATGTTCCATGGAAGCACCTCCCTTCCACGCTTGAAAGTATAGATCTCTCCTACAATGAAATTCATGCCATTCGTGTTAATTACTTTTCTCGCCTACCTCATCTTCGTGTCCTCGAGCTGCAGTTCAACAACATCTCTGTGATAGAGGACCGTGCCTTCTACAACAACCCCCTCCTGGAGCATCTTAACATCTTTAACAACTCCCTAGAGGAAATCCCTGCCAACGCCTTGCAGGACCTCTTTAATCTAAGGGAACTCCTTATGTCGAATAACCTTTACACCCAGGCCACATTGTCAGCTGACGTTTTCTCCAGAATGACCCACCTCAAGGCCCTGTCCATGGGCGGCCCCTTGGTCAAGGGTCTAAGGAAAGGGGACTTCCAGGCATTGAGGAACATTCAGTTACAGGACTTTGCCATTAAAACTTCATCAAATATAAGTTACTATGAACCGGGTAGTCTGAAGGTAATCCAGACAGGTAGAATGGGTTTTGACATGGCTATAGATCAGAAGCCGAATTTCCTACCTTTGATTCTACGAGACATGGCCAACAAGACTTTCAGTCTCATCCAATTCAGGAACCTCTTTGAGTTCATGTATTACATGGGAGATGAGGATATTTTCAGAGGCTTGCAAGACATCAAAGTAGATTCGCTCATCTTTCACCGTGGAAAATTCAATGAGAACCTTATGAGGATGGCTCTGTTTAATCTACAGGTCACCCCCCTTAAACGTCTGACACTTCAATACATTGACTTTGCTCGCTCGCCCAACTTTCTGGATAATGGCTTGGGATCCAGTATCAAAGACCTTGCACTGAGTAGACTAAATCTGTG GCACATCAGTAATCCAGACATTTTGCGATTCGACTGGCGCTTCACATGGTTCAACAAAGTCCGACTGCTGTCCATTCAGAATGTCAACTTCAAATCTGTGCCTTGCGATGCCTGGCTTAATATGGAAGACATGAAGGTTTTGGACATCTCAAACAACCGCCTGCAGGACAACATCCTCTTCAACCAGAGATGCGACTACAGGGGCAACATGCCGGCTCTTCGTTCCTTCAATGTCAGCACCAACCAACTGACCAGCCTTCAGGACTTAGCCTCCCTGACCAGGGAGTTCAAACAGTTGAAGGTCCTGGATGTCAGCCACAACATGCTGGGCTCTGCTGAGAAGAGTCGCAACTGTAACTGGATGCAGAACATCACCCAGGTGATCGCTCACCACAACAGATTCAAAAGTGGTGCCCTCCAGTGTCTGCCCACCACAGTACAATTCCTGGACCTCTCGTACTGTGACCTGGACCAGCTGGACATGGCCTACTTCCAACAAACCATCAGCCTCAAGGAGCTCCTGCTCAATGGGAACAAGATCAAGTTCATCCCCTCTGGGTGGAGAAGTTACTCCTTGCAGTCACTGGCTCTGGATGGGAATTCCTTTGGGCTCATCAGCATGGGCTCCTTCCAGGACATGCCCCAGCTGTCTCGACTGACGGCGGGGAACAacccatttcactgcacctgcgacCTCCATGCCTTCATCCAGGACACAATTTCCAAGGGGAAGGTCAACATCACTGACTGGCCAGAGAACTACAAGTGTTACCATCCAAAGGCCCTGCTCAATACCGCTGTGGCAAATTTCTTCCCGGGTCACGTGGCCTGCGATATCAGACTGGTCATCATCATCTGTGTGGCTACTACTGCAGCTGTGGTTTTAGTGTTGATGCTTATATGCTACATATTCAATGTTCCCTGGTACATCAAAGCCACATATCAGATCCTCAGAGCCAAATACAGGGCTCATCAGGAAGGAGCATCTGGAAAATCACAGATCTATGTTTACCATGCCTTTATCTCCTACAGCCacccagatgcagactgggtcagggaccaGTTGTTGCCCTGCTTGGAGAACAGCAAGCCCCCCTACCGACTCTGTATCCATGAGAGAGACTTCATGCCAGGAAAGTGGATCATCGACAACATCATTGAAAATATTGAGAGCAGCGAAAAG GTCATATTTGTGTTGTCACACCACTTTGTGAACAGCGATTGGTGCAACTACGAGCTCTACTTTGCCCAGCAAAGAGCCATCGGCAAGACCTTCAGCGATGTTATTCTGGTGGTGAAAGAGCCCATCGACCCTGAATCTCTGCCCAGCAAGTATTGTAAGCTCAAGAAGATGCTGAACACCAAAACGTACCTAGAGTGGCCCCAGCAAGCCAAGCAGCAGACCTTCTTCTGGGCTCAACTTAGGAGCTGCCTGGGCAAGCCCACAGTGACTAGAGAGCAGGCTCTTAGTGGTAGGAGCAGCAGTGTATCCTCAGTGGGCGCTGTGCCTGTGATAGAGCTCCCTCTAGAGGATGGGAATCCAGCGATAGCTATGCCAAATTTAGACAGAGAAGCAGAGCTCCACAAAGTAGTTCCTCAGGAGATCGAAAATATTTCAGTGAGAAGTGCAGAGTTTTATGGGCAAAGACCAATCCCTGTAGCCGTGGCATCAGACAAAATAAGCCAAGCATGTAGCTTGTAA